A genomic window from Gossypium hirsutum isolate 1008001.06 chromosome D10, Gossypium_hirsutum_v2.1, whole genome shotgun sequence includes:
- the LOC107915743 gene encoding ubiquitin carboxyl-terminal hydrolase 5 isoform X1, translating to MTEVETASAAATGIAMATEKAAKELSPEEERVLIRDIALTAEANTKEGDSFFLITQKWWQHWIDYVNQDQQPNNSNNNEGSSSLSGNSDSNGVGISKRPSGIDNSDLISDGPAEDANSDDGVEIHDTLLEGRDYVLLPQQVWNLLYSWYGGGPALSRKVINSGLSQTEFAVEVYPLRLQLLVTPKGDRSTIRISKKETIGELHRRACEIFHLNLEQVISDVCIWDYYGHRKHALMNDMDKTLDDANIQMDQDILVEVLNNVNDTVVTDGTSIIDNGFADKEATSVLLEPSKSSLSIAGGLSANKIASKGYSAEQLQNQTLGYPSKESDNNFGNSGVSTRGTFGGLTGLLNLGNTCFMNSAIQCLVHTPEFARYFREDYHQEINWQNPLGMVGELALAFGELLRKLWAPGRTPVAPRPFKAKLARFAPQFSGYNQHDSQELLAFLLDGLHEDLNRVKHKPYVNSRDADGRPDEEVADEYWANHIARNDSIIVDVCQGQYKSTLVCPVCNKVSVTFDPFMYLSLPLQFATTRSMTITIFTCDGSALPSTCTITVPKQGRYRDLIQAVSNCCSLKQTEEIKLVEIRNHLIHRFLDDSFVSLSTIKDDDHLAAYKIQKSAKGNVLLQLIHRRQEQETSDAQRWKPFGTPLVSSLSCDDVIRSGVIQTIVQTMLTPLLKEGIEYSDDSDPSTSGMARDPSDHGSGEVDTNRASTSINKVLPKLPLQLVDESKTCIDLSAGDEKAINLSAMSHVVVYLDWKSKLLEKYNINYLENLPEVFKYGPITKKARTEPLSLYTCLEAFLREEPLVPEDMWYCPQCKEQRQASKKLDLWRLPEVLVIHLKRFSYSRSMKHKVETFVNFPIHDFDLTNYVADKRSSRSQLYELYALTNHYGGMGSGHYTAHIKLLDENKWYNFDDSHISPINEEDVKSAAAYVLFYRRAKSDTSGTSSAGSRRARDKTSYKH from the exons ATGACGGAGGTGGAGACGGCGTCGGCGGCAGCGACGGGGATAGCCATGGCGACCGAGAAGGCGGCTAAAGAACTGAGTCCCGAAGAAGAGAGGGTTTTAATTAGAGACATTGCCCTTACTGCTGAAGCTAACACCAAAGAAGGCGATTCTTTTTTCCTCATCACTCAAAA atggTGGCAACATTGGATTGATTATGTGAACCAGGATCAGCAGCCTAACAACAGCAACAACAATGAAGGAAGCTCTTCTTTGTCAGGGAACTCAGATTCAAATGGTGTGGGTATTTCAAAAAGGCCTTCTGGAATTGATAATTCTGATTTAATATCTGATGGGCCGGCGGAGGACGCGAACTCTGATGATGGTGTGGAGATTCATGATACTTTATTAGAAGGCCGTGACTATGTTTTGCTCCCTCAACAAGTTTGGAACCTACTTTATTCATG GTATGGTGGTGGTCCAGCATTGTCACGAAAAGTAATTAATTCAGGTCTTTCTCAGACAGAGTTTGCTGTGGAGGTTTATCCACTGCGTTTGCAGCTTCTTGTGACACCAAAAGGCGATCGCTCTACTATAAGAATAAGTAAGAAG GAAACCATAGGTGAGCTTCACCGACGAGCCTGTGAGATTTTTCATCTCAACTTGGAGCAAGTAATTTCAGAT GTTTGTATTTGGGACTATTACGGTCATCGGAAGCATGCTTTGATGAATGACATGGATAAAACTCTTGATGATGCCAACATACAGATGGATCAGGAT ATTCTGGTCGAGGTTCTTAACAATGTTAATGATACTGTAGTAACCGATGGTACAAGTATTATAGACAACGGATTTGCAGATAAGGAAGCCACTTCTGTTCTTCTAGAGCCGTCTAAATCAAGCTTATCAATTGCAGGAGGTCTGTCTGCAAACAAGATTGCATCCAAAGGCTATAGTGCAGAGCAATTGCAAAATCAAACCTTGGGCTATCCTAGTAAAGAATCGGATAACAATTTTGGGAACAGTGGTGTTAGTACTAGGGGCACTTTTGGTGGTTTAACTGGGCTGTTGAATCTTGGGAATACTTGCTTCATGAATAGTGCAATACAGTGCCTTGTTCATACACCAGAGTTTGCTAGATACTTTCGGGAAGACTATCATCAGGAGATAAATTGGCAAAACCCTTTGGGCATGGTT GGTGAACTTGCTCTAGCATTTGGTGAGTTGCTAAGAAAGCTGTGGGCACCTGGGCGAACTCCAGTTGCCCCTCGGCCTTTTAAAGCAAAGCTTGCCCGCTTTGCCCCCCAATTTAGTGGATACAATCAACATGACTCTCAG GAGCTTTTAGCATTTCTGCTTGATGGTCTTCATGAAGATCTGAACCGTGTCAAACACAAACCTTATGTAAACTCTAGAGATGCAGATGGCCGCCCAGATGAAGAAGTTGCTGATGAGTATTGGGCAAATCATATTGCTCGTAATGATTCGATAATTGTTGATGTGTGCCAG GGTCAATACAAATCAACACTTGTTTGTCCAGTGTGCAATAAAGTTTCTGTAACATTTGATCCCTTCATGTACCTTTCCTTGCCACTGCAATTCGCCACTACTCGGTCTATGACAATAACAATTTTTACTTGTGATGGAAGTGCTCTACCATCAACATGCACCATAACTGTTCCGAAGCAGGGGCGTTACAGGGACCTGATCCAAGCAGTTAGCAATTGTTGTTCCTTGAAGCAGACTGAGGAGATTAAGCTTGTTGAG ATACGGAATCATTTGATTCATAGGTTTTTAGATGATTCTTTTGTATCATTGTCCACAATCAAAGATGATGATCATCTTGCTGCATACAAGATTCAAAAGTCAGCAAAGGGCAATGTTTTGCTTCAGTTGATACATCGCCGTCAAGAACA GGAAACTAGCGATGCTCAAAGATGGAAACCTTTTGGAACTCCTCTTGTTTCATCTCTCTCGTGTGATGATGTAATAAGAAGTGGTGTTATTCAGACAATTGTTCAGACAATGCTTACACCGCTGCTGAAAGAGGGTATAGAATATTCTGATGATTCAGATCCAAGCACCTCGGGCATGGCAAGGGATCCATCTGATCATGGTTCTGGTGAAGTGGATACTAACCGTGCATCAACTTCTATAAATAAGGTCTTACCAAAACTACCACTTCAGTTGGTCGATGAAAGTAAGACATGTATTGACCTGTCTGCGGGAGACGAGAAAGCTATTAATCTGTCAGCTATGTCACATGTAGTTGTGTATCTTGATTGGAAATCAAAGCTTTTGGAGAAGTACAATATAAATTATCTTGAAAACTTGCCTGAGGTCTTTAAATATGGGCCTATTACCAAGAAAGCTCGTACTGAACCTCTTTCTTTGTATACTTGCCTGGAGGCCTTTTTACGAGAGGAGCCATTGGTGCCAGAAGATATGTG GTACTGCCCTCAATGCAAGGAACAACGACAAGCGAGTAAAAAGCTTGACCTGTGGAGGCTTCCTGAGGTTCTAGTTATTCATCTAAAAAGATTCTCATATAGCCGGTCAATGAAGCATAAAGTAGAAACTTTTGTCAACTTTCCTATTCATGATTTTGACTTAACCAATTATGTAGCTGACAAGAGGAGTTCCCGTTCTCAGCTCTACGAACTCTACGCCTTGACCAACCATTATGGTGGCATGGGCAGTGGCCACTACACCGCGCACATCAAA CTTCTAGATGAGAATAAGTGGTACAACTTTGATGACAGCCATATATCACCTATAAATGAAGAAGATGTAAAGTCAGCTGCTGCATATGTCCTGTTTTATCGAAGGGCAAAGTCCGATACCTCAGGTACCAGTTCTGCAGGGTCTCGTAGAGCTCGGGATAAAACATCTTATAAGCATTGA
- the LOC107915743 gene encoding ubiquitin carboxyl-terminal hydrolase 5 isoform X2, whose translation MTEVETASAAATGIAMATEKAAKELSPEEERVLIRDIALTAEANTKEGDSFFLITQKWWQHWIDYVNQDQQPNNSNNNEGSSSLSGNSDSNGVGISKRPSGIDNSDLISDGPAEDANSDDGVEIHDTLLEGRDYVLLPQQVWNLLYSWYGGGPALSRKVINSGLSQTEFAVEVYPLRLQLLVTPKGDRSTIRISKKETIGELHRRACEIFHLNLEQVCIWDYYGHRKHALMNDMDKTLDDANIQMDQDILVEVLNNVNDTVVTDGTSIIDNGFADKEATSVLLEPSKSSLSIAGGLSANKIASKGYSAEQLQNQTLGYPSKESDNNFGNSGVSTRGTFGGLTGLLNLGNTCFMNSAIQCLVHTPEFARYFREDYHQEINWQNPLGMVGELALAFGELLRKLWAPGRTPVAPRPFKAKLARFAPQFSGYNQHDSQELLAFLLDGLHEDLNRVKHKPYVNSRDADGRPDEEVADEYWANHIARNDSIIVDVCQGQYKSTLVCPVCNKVSVTFDPFMYLSLPLQFATTRSMTITIFTCDGSALPSTCTITVPKQGRYRDLIQAVSNCCSLKQTEEIKLVEIRNHLIHRFLDDSFVSLSTIKDDDHLAAYKIQKSAKGNVLLQLIHRRQEQETSDAQRWKPFGTPLVSSLSCDDVIRSGVIQTIVQTMLTPLLKEGIEYSDDSDPSTSGMARDPSDHGSGEVDTNRASTSINKVLPKLPLQLVDESKTCIDLSAGDEKAINLSAMSHVVVYLDWKSKLLEKYNINYLENLPEVFKYGPITKKARTEPLSLYTCLEAFLREEPLVPEDMWYCPQCKEQRQASKKLDLWRLPEVLVIHLKRFSYSRSMKHKVETFVNFPIHDFDLTNYVADKRSSRSQLYELYALTNHYGGMGSGHYTAHIKLLDENKWYNFDDSHISPINEEDVKSAAAYVLFYRRAKSDTSGTSSAGSRRARDKTSYKH comes from the exons ATGACGGAGGTGGAGACGGCGTCGGCGGCAGCGACGGGGATAGCCATGGCGACCGAGAAGGCGGCTAAAGAACTGAGTCCCGAAGAAGAGAGGGTTTTAATTAGAGACATTGCCCTTACTGCTGAAGCTAACACCAAAGAAGGCGATTCTTTTTTCCTCATCACTCAAAA atggTGGCAACATTGGATTGATTATGTGAACCAGGATCAGCAGCCTAACAACAGCAACAACAATGAAGGAAGCTCTTCTTTGTCAGGGAACTCAGATTCAAATGGTGTGGGTATTTCAAAAAGGCCTTCTGGAATTGATAATTCTGATTTAATATCTGATGGGCCGGCGGAGGACGCGAACTCTGATGATGGTGTGGAGATTCATGATACTTTATTAGAAGGCCGTGACTATGTTTTGCTCCCTCAACAAGTTTGGAACCTACTTTATTCATG GTATGGTGGTGGTCCAGCATTGTCACGAAAAGTAATTAATTCAGGTCTTTCTCAGACAGAGTTTGCTGTGGAGGTTTATCCACTGCGTTTGCAGCTTCTTGTGACACCAAAAGGCGATCGCTCTACTATAAGAATAAGTAAGAAG GAAACCATAGGTGAGCTTCACCGACGAGCCTGTGAGATTTTTCATCTCAACTTGGAGCAA GTTTGTATTTGGGACTATTACGGTCATCGGAAGCATGCTTTGATGAATGACATGGATAAAACTCTTGATGATGCCAACATACAGATGGATCAGGAT ATTCTGGTCGAGGTTCTTAACAATGTTAATGATACTGTAGTAACCGATGGTACAAGTATTATAGACAACGGATTTGCAGATAAGGAAGCCACTTCTGTTCTTCTAGAGCCGTCTAAATCAAGCTTATCAATTGCAGGAGGTCTGTCTGCAAACAAGATTGCATCCAAAGGCTATAGTGCAGAGCAATTGCAAAATCAAACCTTGGGCTATCCTAGTAAAGAATCGGATAACAATTTTGGGAACAGTGGTGTTAGTACTAGGGGCACTTTTGGTGGTTTAACTGGGCTGTTGAATCTTGGGAATACTTGCTTCATGAATAGTGCAATACAGTGCCTTGTTCATACACCAGAGTTTGCTAGATACTTTCGGGAAGACTATCATCAGGAGATAAATTGGCAAAACCCTTTGGGCATGGTT GGTGAACTTGCTCTAGCATTTGGTGAGTTGCTAAGAAAGCTGTGGGCACCTGGGCGAACTCCAGTTGCCCCTCGGCCTTTTAAAGCAAAGCTTGCCCGCTTTGCCCCCCAATTTAGTGGATACAATCAACATGACTCTCAG GAGCTTTTAGCATTTCTGCTTGATGGTCTTCATGAAGATCTGAACCGTGTCAAACACAAACCTTATGTAAACTCTAGAGATGCAGATGGCCGCCCAGATGAAGAAGTTGCTGATGAGTATTGGGCAAATCATATTGCTCGTAATGATTCGATAATTGTTGATGTGTGCCAG GGTCAATACAAATCAACACTTGTTTGTCCAGTGTGCAATAAAGTTTCTGTAACATTTGATCCCTTCATGTACCTTTCCTTGCCACTGCAATTCGCCACTACTCGGTCTATGACAATAACAATTTTTACTTGTGATGGAAGTGCTCTACCATCAACATGCACCATAACTGTTCCGAAGCAGGGGCGTTACAGGGACCTGATCCAAGCAGTTAGCAATTGTTGTTCCTTGAAGCAGACTGAGGAGATTAAGCTTGTTGAG ATACGGAATCATTTGATTCATAGGTTTTTAGATGATTCTTTTGTATCATTGTCCACAATCAAAGATGATGATCATCTTGCTGCATACAAGATTCAAAAGTCAGCAAAGGGCAATGTTTTGCTTCAGTTGATACATCGCCGTCAAGAACA GGAAACTAGCGATGCTCAAAGATGGAAACCTTTTGGAACTCCTCTTGTTTCATCTCTCTCGTGTGATGATGTAATAAGAAGTGGTGTTATTCAGACAATTGTTCAGACAATGCTTACACCGCTGCTGAAAGAGGGTATAGAATATTCTGATGATTCAGATCCAAGCACCTCGGGCATGGCAAGGGATCCATCTGATCATGGTTCTGGTGAAGTGGATACTAACCGTGCATCAACTTCTATAAATAAGGTCTTACCAAAACTACCACTTCAGTTGGTCGATGAAAGTAAGACATGTATTGACCTGTCTGCGGGAGACGAGAAAGCTATTAATCTGTCAGCTATGTCACATGTAGTTGTGTATCTTGATTGGAAATCAAAGCTTTTGGAGAAGTACAATATAAATTATCTTGAAAACTTGCCTGAGGTCTTTAAATATGGGCCTATTACCAAGAAAGCTCGTACTGAACCTCTTTCTTTGTATACTTGCCTGGAGGCCTTTTTACGAGAGGAGCCATTGGTGCCAGAAGATATGTG GTACTGCCCTCAATGCAAGGAACAACGACAAGCGAGTAAAAAGCTTGACCTGTGGAGGCTTCCTGAGGTTCTAGTTATTCATCTAAAAAGATTCTCATATAGCCGGTCAATGAAGCATAAAGTAGAAACTTTTGTCAACTTTCCTATTCATGATTTTGACTTAACCAATTATGTAGCTGACAAGAGGAGTTCCCGTTCTCAGCTCTACGAACTCTACGCCTTGACCAACCATTATGGTGGCATGGGCAGTGGCCACTACACCGCGCACATCAAA CTTCTAGATGAGAATAAGTGGTACAACTTTGATGACAGCCATATATCACCTATAAATGAAGAAGATGTAAAGTCAGCTGCTGCATATGTCCTGTTTTATCGAAGGGCAAAGTCCGATACCTCAGGTACCAGTTCTGCAGGGTCTCGTAGAGCTCGGGATAAAACATCTTATAAGCATTGA